A single genomic interval of Suncus etruscus isolate mSunEtr1 chromosome 12, mSunEtr1.pri.cur, whole genome shotgun sequence harbors:
- the GAREM2 gene encoding GRB2-associated and regulator of MAPK protein 2 has product MDKLAAGLAGLRWSLGAFPLDLIVSRCRLPTLACLGPGEYAEGVSERDILLIHSCRQWTTVTAHTLEEGHYVIGPKIDIPLQYPGKFKLLEQARDVREPVRYFSSVEEVASVFPDRIFVMEAITFSVKVVSGEFSEDSEVYNFTLHAGDELTLMGQAEILCAKSPKERSRFTTLLRKLGRAGALAAGVGGGPGAPGSAGGGGGARPLKGKMPCLICMNHRTNESLSLPFQCQGRFSTRSPSELQMQEGEHTVRAIIERVRLPVNVLVPSRPPRNPYDLHPVREGHRYKLVSIISKTVVLGLALRREGPAPLHFLLLPDTPRFALPQGLLAGDPRVERLVRDSASYCRERFDPDEYSTAVREAPPELADDGASPRRARLCLPAPPAPAPRAPPTPADQDYASPEPAAAASEIPYEELWAQQVAPDAPRTLPGPDLISFGATGPPPRLEPAAEAPPVPPKSEAVKEECRLLNAPPVPPRGGNGCSWLSSSPPVPPRFPKLQPVHSPSSSLSYYCSGLQDGVGSRSGSGSPSPDAYSLYCYPCSWGDCKAGESSSRQGPGAFPSTTQPSQVARALAEPLSGRPASLLGADTPAKAYHSCPPLFKSSHPQKRFAPFGGLNPFSGPAATSGTPATSNAAYSPGPGSPGQAYSTAPASSCPTSSSSSSEWQEPVLEPFDPFELGQGSSSEPELLRCQEPRAVGAPGPGPRLSPLGPPKVFEPASLSPAAALQGSEPGAGPRVLLPPTRLEGPPASPREGAASWQPPADLSALSLEEVSRSLRFIGLSEDVVTFFARERIDGSIFVQLSEDILADDFHLTKLQVKKIMQFIKGWRPKI; this is encoded by the exons GGGAGTACGCGGAGGGAGTCAGCGAGCGCGACATCCTGCTCATCCATTCCTGTCGCCAGTGGACCACGGTGACAGCGCACACGCTGGAGGAGGGCCACTACGTCATTGGGCCCAAGATTGACATCCCCCTGCAGTACCCAG GGAAGTTCAAGTTGCTGGAGCAGGCCCGTGATGTGCGGGAGCCAGTGCGGTACTTCAGCAGCGTCGAAGAGGTGGCCAGTGTCTTCCCTGACCGCATCTTTGTCATGGAGGCCATCACGTTCAGCGTCAAG GTGGTGTCGGGCGAGTTCAGCGAGGACAGCGAGGTGTACAACTTCACGCTGCACGCGGGCGACGAGCTGACGCTCATGGGCCAGGCGGAGATCCTGTGCGCCAAGAGCCCCAAGGAGCGCTCGCGCTTCACCACGCTGCTGCGCAAACTGGGCCGCGCGGGCGCGCTGGCGGCGGGCGTGGGGGGCGGCCCAGGGGCCCCGGGGTCCGCGGGGGGCGGCGGGGGCGCGCGGCCCCTCAAGGGCAAGATGCCCTGCCTCATCTGCATGAACCACCGCACCAACGAGAGCCTCAGCCTGCCCTTCCAGTGCCAGGGCCGCTTCAGCACGCGCAGCCCATCGGAGCTGCAGATGCAGGAGGGCGAGCACACGGTGCGGGCCATCATCGAGCGCGTGCGGCTGCCCGTGAACGTGCTGGTGCCCAGCCGGCCGCCGCGCAACCCCTACGACCTGCACCCGGTGCGGGAGGGCCACCGCTACAAGCTGGTGAGCATCATCTCCAAGACCGTGGTGCTGGGGCTGGCCCTGCGCCGCGAGGGCCCCGCGCCCCTGCACTTCCTGCTGCTCCCCGACACCCCGCGCTTCGCGCTGCCCCAGGGCCTGCTGGCCGGGGACCCCCGCGTCGAGCGCCTGGTGCGGGACAGCGCCTCGTACTGCCGCGAGCGCTTCGACCCCGACGAGTACTCCACCGCCGTGCGGGAGGCGCCCCCCGAGCTGGCCGACGACGGGGCCAGCCCCCGCCGCGCGCGCCTCTGCTTGCCCGcgcccccggccccggccccccgTGCGCCCCCGACCCCTGCTGACCAGGACTACGCGAGTCCcgagcccgccgccgccgcctccgagATCCCCTACGAGGAGCTGTGGGCGCAGCAGGTGGCCCCCGACGCTCCCCGGACCCTGCCCGGGCCCGATCTCATCTCCTTCGGGGCCACCGGGCCTCCCCCGCGCCTGGAGCCCGCTGCCGAGGCGCCTCCCGTGCCCCCCAAGTCCGAGGCG GTGAAAGAAGAGTGCCGCCTGCTCAACGCCCCGCCCGTGCCCCCACGGGGTGGCAATGGCTGTAGCTGGCTGTCCAGCAGCCCCCCGGTACCCCCACGCTTCCCCAAGCTGCAGCCTGTCCACTCCCCCAGCTCCAGCCTCTCTTACTACTGTTCCGGCCTCCAAGATGG GGTTGGCTCCCGCAGTGGCAGTGGCTCGCCCTCGCCTGATGCCTACTCCCTCTACTGCTATCCATGCTCCTGGGGAGACTGCAAGGCGGGGGAGTCATCCAGTCGCCAGGGGCCCGGGGCCTTTCCGTCCACCACGCAACCCAGCCAGGTGGCCAGAGCCCTTGCGGAGCCCCTGAGCGGCCGACCTGCCTCACTCTTGGGGGCCGACACCCCTGCCAAGGCCTACCACAGCTGCCCGCCTCTCTTCAAGTCCTCGCACCCCCAGAAACGCTTTGCTCCATTTGGTGGGCTCAACCCCTTTTCTGGGCCTGCTGCTACCTCAGGAACCCCGGCTACCTCCAATGCTGCATATTCCCCAGGCCCAGGCTCCCCAGGCCAGGCCTACAGCACGGCTCCCGCCTCCTCCTGCCCCACctcatcctcttcttcctccGAGTGGCAGGAGCCGGTCCTGGAGCCCTTTGATCCCTTTGAGTTGGGGCAGGGCTCTTCTTCGGAGCCCGAATTGCTTCGCTGCCAAGAGCCCAGGGCTGTGGGGGCTCCTGGGCCTGGACCCCGCCTCTCACCCCTTGGACCTCCCAAGGTCTTTGAACCTGCTTCCTTGTCACCAGCGGCAGCCCTGCAGGGGTCGGAACCTGGGGCTGGCCCCAGAGTCCTCCTTCCACCAACGCGCCTGGAAGGGCCTCCTGCCAGTCCCCGGGAAGGGGCAGCGTCCTGGCAGCCACCCGCAGACCTGTCTGCGCTGTCCCTGGAGGAGGTGTCACGAAGCCTGCGCTTCATCGGGCTCTCGGAGGACGTGGTCACCTTCTTCGCCCGGGAACGCATCGATGGCAGCATCTTTGTGCAGCTCAGCGAGGACATCCTGGCAGACGACTTCCACCTCACCAAGCTTCAGGTCAAGAAGATCATGCAGTTCATCAAAGGCTGGCGCCCCAAGATCTGA